Proteins encoded in a region of the Cupriavidus pauculus genome:
- the murI gene encoding glutamate racemase, with translation MNPSPIGVFDSGLGGLSVLREIRALLPHESLLYVADSRHAPYGEKPESFVESRTLDVCEWLVAQGCKALVIACNTATMHAVQAVRARFTTLPVIGVEPGLKPAAAASRSKVVGVLATANTLKSDKFNRLLGTLQHASRFVCEAGLGLVPMIEQGDIDSAAMRARLQSLLAPMLDAGADTLVLGCTHYPFLTQTIREMVGDRLTIVDTGVAIARQLARKLAEFDLAAPSDAAPRDRYVSTRDAAHLRAMAAALLGVDAAAETVTIGTDLTA, from the coding sequence TTGAACCCCTCCCCGATCGGCGTCTTCGATTCCGGCCTCGGCGGCCTCTCCGTGCTGCGGGAGATCCGCGCGCTGCTGCCGCACGAATCGCTGCTGTACGTCGCCGACTCGCGCCACGCACCCTACGGCGAAAAACCCGAATCGTTCGTCGAATCCCGCACGCTGGACGTCTGCGAATGGCTGGTCGCGCAAGGCTGCAAGGCCCTCGTCATCGCCTGCAATACCGCGACGATGCACGCGGTGCAGGCCGTGCGCGCGCGCTTCACCACGCTGCCCGTCATCGGCGTCGAGCCGGGCCTCAAACCCGCGGCCGCGGCCAGCCGCAGCAAGGTGGTCGGCGTGCTGGCCACCGCCAACACGCTCAAGAGCGACAAGTTCAACCGGTTGCTGGGCACGCTGCAGCACGCCAGCCGCTTCGTCTGCGAAGCGGGACTCGGCCTCGTGCCGATGATCGAGCAGGGAGATATCGACAGCGCCGCGATGCGCGCGCGCCTGCAGTCGCTGCTCGCGCCGATGCTGGACGCGGGCGCCGATACGCTGGTGCTCGGCTGCACCCACTATCCGTTTCTGACGCAAACCATCCGCGAGATGGTCGGTGACCGCCTGACCATCGTCGATACCGGCGTGGCCATCGCGCGCCAGCTTGCGCGCAAGCTCGCCGAGTTCGATCTTGCCGCCCCGTCCGACGCCGCACCGCGAGACCGCTATGTCTCCACGCGCGACGCCGCGCATCTGCGGGCCATGGCGGCAGCACTGCTCGGCGTCGATGCGGCCGCCGAAACTGTGACGATCGGTACCGACCTCACTGCGTAA
- the acs gene encoding acetate--CoA ligase, whose protein sequence is MSAIESVMQEHRVFNPPESLAKTASIPSMEAYQALCDEAARDYEGFWARHARDLLHWHKPFTKVLDESNAPFYKWFEDGQINASYNCLERNIEKGIGDKTAIVFEADDGAVSRVSYNELLARVSRFANGLKALGIKKGDRVVIYMPMSVEGVVAMQACARIGATHSVVFGGFSAKSLQERLVDVGAVALITADEQMRGGKALPLKAIADEALALGGCEAVKHVVVYRRTGGKVAWTEGRDRWMEDVSAGQPDTCPAEPVDAEHPLFVLYTSGSTGKPKGVQHSTGGYLLWALMTMRWTFDIKPDDLFWCTADIGWVTGHTYIAYGPLAAGATQVVFEGVPTFPNAGRFWDMIQRHKVSIFYTAPTAIRSLIKAAEADEKIHPRQYDLSSLRLLGTVGEPINPEAWMWYYKNIGGERCPIVDTFWQTETGGHMITPLPGATPLVPGSCTLPLPGIMAAIVDETGQDVPNGSGGILVVKRPWPSMIRTIWGDPERFKKSYFPEELGGKLYLAGDGSIRDKDTGYFTIMGRIDDVLNVSGHRMGTMEIESALVANSLVAEAAVVGRPDDMTGEAICAFVVLKRSRPTGEEAVKIAAELRNWVGKEIGPIAKPKDIRFGDNLPKTRSGKIMRRLLRSLAKNEEITQDTSTLENPAILDQLKQAQ, encoded by the coding sequence ATGTCCGCCATCGAGTCGGTGATGCAGGAGCATCGCGTTTTCAATCCTCCCGAGTCGCTCGCCAAGACCGCCTCGATCCCGAGCATGGAGGCCTACCAGGCGCTGTGCGACGAAGCGGCCCGCGACTACGAGGGTTTCTGGGCGCGCCATGCGCGCGACCTGCTCCACTGGCACAAGCCGTTCACGAAGGTCCTCGACGAGAGCAACGCGCCGTTCTACAAGTGGTTCGAGGACGGGCAGATCAACGCGTCGTACAACTGCCTCGAGCGGAATATCGAGAAGGGCATTGGCGACAAGACCGCGATCGTGTTCGAGGCGGACGACGGCGCCGTCTCGCGCGTCAGCTACAACGAGCTGCTCGCGCGCGTCAGCCGCTTTGCCAACGGGCTGAAGGCGCTTGGCATCAAGAAGGGCGACCGCGTGGTCATCTACATGCCGATGTCGGTCGAGGGCGTGGTGGCCATGCAGGCGTGCGCGCGCATCGGGGCCACGCATTCGGTCGTGTTCGGCGGGTTTTCGGCGAAGTCCCTGCAGGAGCGTCTGGTGGACGTCGGCGCCGTGGCGCTGATTACCGCGGACGAGCAGATGCGCGGGGGCAAGGCGCTGCCGCTGAAGGCCATTGCCGACGAGGCGCTCGCGCTGGGCGGCTGCGAAGCCGTGAAGCATGTGGTCGTGTATCGCCGCACGGGCGGCAAGGTCGCCTGGACCGAAGGCCGTGACCGCTGGATGGAGGATGTGTCCGCCGGCCAGCCGGATACGTGCCCGGCCGAGCCCGTGGATGCCGAGCATCCGCTGTTCGTGCTGTACACGTCGGGGTCCACCGGCAAGCCGAAGGGCGTGCAGCACAGCACGGGCGGCTATCTGCTGTGGGCGCTCATGACGATGCGCTGGACGTTCGATATCAAGCCGGACGACCTGTTCTGGTGTACCGCCGATATCGGCTGGGTCACGGGGCACACCTATATCGCGTACGGTCCGCTGGCGGCGGGCGCGACGCAGGTCGTGTTCGAGGGCGTGCCCACGTTCCCGAATGCCGGCCGCTTCTGGGACATGATCCAGCGCCACAAGGTGTCGATCTTCTATACCGCGCCGACCGCGATCCGTTCGCTGATCAAGGCGGCCGAGGCCGACGAGAAGATTCATCCGCGCCAGTACGATCTGTCGAGCCTGCGCCTGCTGGGCACGGTGGGCGAGCCGATCAATCCGGAAGCATGGATGTGGTACTACAAGAATATCGGCGGCGAGCGTTGCCCGATCGTCGATACGTTCTGGCAGACCGAAACCGGCGGGCACATGATCACGCCGTTGCCGGGTGCCACGCCGCTGGTGCCGGGTTCGTGCACGCTGCCGCTGCCGGGCATCATGGCCGCGATCGTGGACGAGACCGGGCAGGACGTGCCGAACGGCAGCGGCGGCATTCTCGTCGTCAAGCGTCCGTGGCCGTCGATGATCCGGACGATCTGGGGCGATCCGGAGCGCTTCAAGAAGAGCTACTTCCCGGAAGAACTCGGCGGCAAGCTGTATCTGGCGGGCGATGGCTCGATCCGCGACAAGGACACCGGATACTTCACGATCATGGGCCGCATCGACGACGTGCTGAACGTGTCGGGCCACCGCATGGGCACGATGGAGATCGAGTCCGCGCTCGTGGCGAACTCGCTGGTGGCCGAGGCCGCCGTGGTGGGCCGCCCCGACGACATGACGGGCGAGGCGATCTGCGCGTTCGTCGTGCTCAAGCGTTCGCGGCCGACGGGCGAAGAGGCCGTGAAGATTGCGGCCGAGTTGCGTAACTGGGTGGGCAAGGAGATCGGTCCGATCGCCAAGCCGAAGGACATCCGCTTTGGCGACAACCTGCCGAAGACGCGCTCGGGCAAGATCATGCGTCGTCTGCTGCGGTCTCTGGCCAAGAACGAAGAGATTACGCAGGACACGTCCACGCTCGAGAATCCGGCGATTCTCGATCAGCTGAAGCAGGCACAGTAA
- a CDS encoding energy transducer TonB, protein MFDQRFLKITVAVLLFHAGLLYLIQSGLGRKMTEAIIAPEIIAHIIPMEPPKAPPAPEPPKAKPETPPKQVKVVTPRPTPQPPKPAIEPAPSLPPSPTAIEAPPAPPAPPAPEPAPAPPPVSAAPRAIGIGEVQCSQPAPTYPRQSIRLNETGTTMIRLTIDEGGRISKSSITQSSGSSRLDEAALDAVRRMRCQPYMDNGRPISVTAVQPINFELK, encoded by the coding sequence ATGTTCGATCAACGTTTTCTCAAGATCACCGTTGCTGTTCTGCTGTTTCACGCGGGGCTGCTGTACCTGATCCAGAGCGGTCTCGGCCGCAAGATGACCGAGGCGATCATCGCGCCGGAAATCATCGCCCATATCATTCCGATGGAGCCGCCCAAGGCGCCGCCCGCGCCGGAGCCTCCCAAGGCCAAGCCCGAGACGCCGCCCAAGCAGGTGAAGGTGGTCACGCCGCGCCCGACGCCGCAGCCGCCGAAGCCCGCGATCGAGCCGGCGCCGTCGCTGCCGCCGTCGCCCACCGCGATCGAGGCACCGCCCGCGCCGCCTGCGCCGCCCGCGCCCGAGCCCGCCCCCGCGCCGCCCCCGGTCAGCGCCGCGCCGCGCGCCATCGGCATCGGCGAGGTACAGTGCTCGCAGCCGGCCCCGACCTATCCGCGCCAGTCCATCCGCCTCAACGAGACCGGCACGACAATGATTCGCCTGACGATCGACGAAGGTGGCCGTATCTCCAAATCGAGCATCACGCAATCGAGCGGTTCGTCGCGACTCGACGAGGCCGCGCTCGACGCCGTTCGCCGCATGCGCTGCCAGCCCTATATGGACAACGGCCGGCCGATCTCGGTCACCGCGGTGCAGCCGATCAATTTCGAATTGAAGTAG
- a CDS encoding AAA family ATPase encodes MDFTRFAEDDRSTLLRPTTGAASSSALDWMCAQFALRVVCTLGPRFNLRSNINDVLTVSAQEMVWPYGVVLRVQRFLAARCADMPAWKGASRLTPEEFLDRHGQWNSAFDESALFYYLDEYVKHHAKDMFAVFDASASAIAGRLQGERVLLVRNIDMLSHVLNLPDHERKLLLYAALAKYKRDLRAVMVDCKVAHSQEAFQILAGLTGASAGEVAMSLRPGSRLETLNLIEQPLPENSVTDLGDLMRLSDRLLHVLLGNYATEAEMMAVFTRPAAAPTLGTGDYPHVETDARYLSALLGNATRQSAAGVNVLIYGPPGTGKTEFARLIAREAGCELYEVDCLDRDGNSLSGRDRYRSLQVSQAFLRGRPRTALLFDEVEDVFPGSARELMSLFGQEDTRASVNGKAWVNQTLEQNPVPVIWISNSIRQIDPAYLRRFQFHLELKIPPPLVRENIIRKHLGALDVSDAFIATLAARKTLTPAQVQSAARFVELARPSVEEPTEALILRQLEHADRAMGMRPEAEARAVVTHYRLDNLHLETRFAVDKIITALGARQRGTLCFYGPPGTGKTALAEHIASALDLPLMIRRASDLMSKYVGETEQQIAAMFARAEEDGAVLLLDEADSFMQSRQRAVRNYEVSEVNEMLQGMERFNGIFICTTNLFDRIDEAALRRFSFKIRFQALQPAQRVRMFVEEALAGDEAALTDAIRAELLAMDCLTPGDFATVKRQGVVLGEALTADEFLAQLRQEHAVKPEVRQHRPLGFTQ; translated from the coding sequence ATGGACTTCACACGCTTCGCCGAAGACGATCGCTCCACGCTGCTACGTCCGACGACTGGGGCGGCGTCGAGTTCCGCGCTCGACTGGATGTGCGCGCAGTTTGCGCTGCGCGTGGTCTGCACGCTGGGCCCGCGCTTCAACCTGCGCAGCAATATCAACGACGTGCTGACCGTGAGCGCGCAGGAAATGGTGTGGCCATACGGCGTGGTGCTGCGCGTGCAGCGGTTCCTCGCCGCGCGCTGCGCCGACATGCCCGCGTGGAAGGGCGCCTCGCGCCTGACGCCCGAGGAATTTCTCGACCGGCATGGCCAGTGGAACAGCGCCTTCGACGAAAGCGCGCTGTTCTATTACCTCGACGAGTACGTGAAGCACCATGCGAAGGACATGTTCGCGGTGTTCGACGCGTCGGCCTCCGCGATCGCGGGGCGCCTGCAGGGCGAGCGCGTGCTGCTCGTGCGCAATATCGACATGCTGAGTCACGTGCTCAACCTGCCCGACCATGAACGCAAGCTGCTGCTCTATGCGGCGCTGGCCAAGTACAAGCGCGACCTGCGCGCGGTGATGGTCGATTGCAAGGTCGCGCACAGCCAGGAGGCGTTCCAGATTCTCGCGGGACTGACCGGTGCGAGCGCGGGGGAGGTGGCCATGTCGCTGCGGCCCGGCTCGCGGCTGGAGACGCTGAACCTGATCGAGCAGCCGCTGCCCGAGAACAGCGTGACCGATCTGGGCGACCTGATGCGCCTGTCCGACCGGCTGCTGCATGTGCTGCTCGGCAACTATGCGACCGAGGCCGAGATGATGGCCGTCTTCACGCGGCCCGCCGCGGCGCCGACACTCGGCACGGGCGACTATCCGCATGTGGAAACCGATGCGCGGTACCTGTCCGCGCTGCTCGGCAACGCCACGCGCCAGAGCGCGGCCGGCGTGAACGTGCTGATCTACGGGCCGCCCGGTACCGGCAAGACGGAGTTCGCGCGGCTGATCGCGCGCGAGGCGGGGTGCGAACTGTACGAGGTCGATTGCCTCGATCGCGACGGCAACAGCCTGTCCGGGCGCGACCGCTATCGATCGCTGCAGGTATCGCAGGCCTTTCTGCGCGGGCGGCCGCGCACGGCATTGCTGTTCGACGAGGTGGAGGACGTGTTTCCGGGCAGCGCGCGCGAGCTGATGAGCCTGTTCGGGCAGGAGGATACGCGCGCGTCCGTGAACGGCAAGGCGTGGGTCAACCAGACGCTCGAGCAGAATCCGGTGCCCGTGATCTGGATCTCGAATTCGATCCGCCAGATCGATCCCGCGTATCTGCGTCGCTTTCAGTTCCACCTGGAACTCAAGATTCCGCCGCCGCTCGTGCGCGAGAACATCATCCGCAAGCATCTGGGCGCGCTCGACGTGAGCGATGCGTTCATTGCCACGCTGGCCGCGCGCAAGACGCTGACGCCGGCGCAGGTGCAATCGGCGGCGCGGTTCGTCGAGCTCGCGCGGCCGAGCGTGGAGGAGCCGACCGAGGCGCTGATCCTGCGGCAACTGGAGCATGCCGACCGCGCGATGGGCATGCGGCCCGAGGCCGAGGCGCGCGCGGTGGTCACGCACTATCGGCTCGACAACCTGCACCTCGAGACGCGTTTTGCCGTGGACAAGATCATTACCGCGCTCGGGGCGCGGCAGCGCGGCACGCTGTGTTTCTACGGGCCGCCGGGGACCGGCAAGACCGCGCTGGCCGAACATATCGCGAGCGCGCTCGACCTGCCGCTGATGATCCGCCGCGCATCGGACCTGATGAGCAAGTACGTGGGCGAGACCGAGCAGCAGATCGCCGCGATGTTCGCGCGCGCGGAAGAGGATGGCGCGGTGCTGCTGCTCGACGAGGCCGACAGCTTCATGCAGAGCCGGCAGCGCGCGGTGCGCAACTACGAGGTGTCCGAGGTCAACGAGATGCTGCAGGGCATGGAGCGTTTCAACGGCATCTTCATCTGCACGACCAACCTGTTCGATCGTATCGACGAAGCGGCGCTGCGGCGCTTCTCGTTCAAGATCCGTTTTCAGGCACTGCAGCCCGCGCAGCGGGTACGGATGTTCGTCGAGGAAGCGCTGGCAGGCGACGAGGCGGCCCTGACCGATGCGATTCGCGCCGAGCTGCTGGCGATGGACTGCCTGACGCCCGGCGACTTCGCGACGGTCAAGCGGCAGGGCGTGGTGCTGGGGGAAGCGCTGACGGCCGACGAGTTTCTGGCGCAGCTGCGGCAGGAGCATGCGGTGAAGCCCGAGGTGCGGCAGCATCGGCCGCTCGGCTTTACGCAGTGA
- a CDS encoding MotA/TolQ/ExbB proton channel family protein — MQDLGLSHLWTQGDFVMRATAIILLIMSLLSWIVILTKAWDLVRLKKMAHGAEKRFWHSDEFDHALETLGSNDSNPFRMLALTGKEAAQHHRASQPQLHDAMDISDWLTRSLKSSIDEAVSRMQSGLAVLASVGSTAPFVGLFGTVWGIYHALIGIGASGVPTIDKVAGPVGEALIMTAFGLAVAIPAVLGYNALSRGNKGVISKLNRFAHDLHAYFITGARLRPTARGAASDDASVRLAVKN, encoded by the coding sequence ATGCAGGACCTCGGACTCTCCCACCTCTGGACGCAAGGCGATTTCGTCATGCGCGCGACCGCGATCATTCTGCTCATCATGTCCCTTCTGTCCTGGATCGTGATTCTCACGAAGGCGTGGGATCTGGTCCGTCTCAAAAAGATGGCGCATGGCGCGGAAAAGCGCTTCTGGCACTCGGACGAATTCGACCACGCGCTGGAAACGCTGGGCTCGAACGACAGCAACCCGTTCCGCATGCTGGCGCTGACCGGCAAGGAAGCCGCGCAGCATCACCGCGCAAGCCAGCCGCAGCTGCATGACGCGATGGATATCTCGGACTGGCTGACGCGCTCGCTCAAGAGCTCGATCGACGAAGCCGTGTCGCGCATGCAGTCGGGCCTCGCCGTGCTGGCATCGGTGGGCTCCACCGCGCCGTTCGTCGGCCTGTTCGGCACGGTGTGGGGCATCTATCATGCCCTGATCGGCATTGGCGCCTCGGGCGTCCCGACCATCGACAAGGTGGCCGGCCCCGTCGGTGAAGCGCTGATCATGACCGCCTTCGGCCTGGCCGTGGCCATCCCGGCCGTGCTCGGTTACAACGCGCTGTCGCGCGGCAACAAGGGCGTGATCTCGAAGCTCAACCGTTTCGCGCACGACCTGCACGCCTACTTCATCACCGGCGCGCGCCTGCGCCCGACCGCCCGTGGCGCCGCCTCCGATGACGCTTCGGTGCGCCTGGCCGTCAAGAACTAA
- a CDS encoding fumarate hydratase — MTVIKQEDLIQSVADSLQYISYYHPMDYITSLGRAYELEQSPAAKDAIAQILTNSRMCAEGKRPLCQDTGIVTIFVKVGMDVRWDGATMGLTDMINEGVRRGYTHPDNVLRASIVNPPEGGRKNTRDNTPAVIHYEVVPGNTVDIQVAAKGGGSENKSKFVMLNPSDSIVDWVLKTVPTMGAGWCPPGMLGIGIGGTAEKAMVMAKESLMESIDIHEVIARGPKDWIEEMRVELYEKVNALGIGAQGLGGLATVLDVKIMGYPTHAASKPVAMIPNCAATRHVHFTLDGSGPAQLEAPDLSAWPKVEWAPDTETSKRVDLNTLTPEEVASWKPGQTLLLNGKMLTGRDAAHKRIADMLAKGEKLPIDFTNRVIYYVGPVDPVRDEVVGPAGPTTATRMDKFTETMLSETGLISMIGKAERGPVAIEAIKKHKSAYLMAVGGAAYLVSKAIRGAKVLAFEDLGMEAIYEFDVKDMPVTVAVDSSGTSVHKTGPAEWQAKIGKIPVATA, encoded by the coding sequence ATGACAGTCATCAAGCAAGAAGACCTCATCCAGAGCGTCGCCGATTCCCTGCAGTACATCAGCTATTACCATCCGATGGACTACATCACCAGCCTGGGCCGCGCCTACGAGCTGGAGCAGAGTCCGGCCGCGAAGGATGCGATCGCGCAGATCCTGACCAACAGCCGCATGTGCGCCGAAGGCAAGCGTCCGCTGTGCCAGGACACCGGCATCGTCACGATCTTCGTCAAGGTGGGGATGGACGTGCGCTGGGATGGCGCCACCATGGGCCTGACGGACATGATCAACGAAGGCGTGCGCCGCGGTTATACGCACCCCGACAACGTGCTGCGCGCGTCGATCGTGAACCCGCCCGAAGGCGGCCGCAAGAACACCAGGGACAACACCCCGGCCGTGATCCACTATGAAGTGGTCCCCGGCAACACCGTGGATATCCAGGTCGCGGCCAAGGGCGGCGGCTCGGAGAACAAGTCCAAGTTCGTGATGCTGAATCCGTCGGATTCGATCGTTGACTGGGTCCTCAAGACCGTGCCGACGATGGGCGCCGGCTGGTGCCCGCCCGGCATGCTGGGCATCGGCATCGGCGGCACCGCCGAGAAGGCCATGGTCATGGCCAAGGAATCGCTCATGGAGTCGATCGACATCCACGAGGTGATCGCCCGCGGCCCGAAGGACTGGATCGAGGAAATGCGCGTCGAGCTGTACGAGAAGGTCAACGCGCTCGGCATCGGCGCGCAGGGCCTGGGCGGCCTGGCCACCGTGCTCGACGTCAAGATCATGGGCTACCCGACCCACGCGGCCTCGAAGCCCGTGGCGATGATCCCGAACTGCGCGGCCACCCGCCACGTGCACTTCACGCTGGACGGCAGCGGCCCGGCCCAGCTGGAAGCGCCGGACCTGTCGGCCTGGCCGAAGGTGGAATGGGCACCGGACACCGAAACGTCGAAGCGCGTCGATCTGAACACGCTCACCCCCGAGGAAGTCGCCTCGTGGAAGCCGGGCCAGACGCTGCTGCTGAACGGCAAGATGCTGACCGGCCGCGATGCCGCGCACAAGCGCATCGCCGACATGCTGGCCAAGGGCGAGAAGCTGCCCATCGACTTCACGAACCGCGTGATCTACTACGTCGGCCCCGTGGATCCGGTCCGTGACGAAGTGGTTGGCCCGGCAGGTCCCACCACCGCTACCCGTATGGACAAGTTCACCGAGACCATGCTCTCGGAGACGGGCCTGATCTCGATGATCGGCAAGGCCGAACGCGGCCCCGTCGCCATCGAGGCCATCAAGAAGCACAAGTCGGCATATCTGATGGCCGTCGGCGGCGCCGCCTACCTGGTGTCCAAGGCCATCCGCGGCGCGAAGGTCCTGGCCTTCGAAGACCTCGGCATGGAAGCCATCTACGAGTTCGACGTCAAGGACATGCCCGTGACCGTCGCCGTGGACAGCTCGGGCACCTCGGTCCACAAGACCGGCCCCGCGGAATGGCAGGCCAAGATCGGCAAGATCCCCGTCGCCACCGCGTAA
- a CDS encoding TIGR00645 family protein — MAHTPLRPIPSIIFASRWLQLPLYLGLIVAQGVYVYHFLIEVWHLVSHAATFDEAKIMLVVLGLIDVVMISNLLIMVIVGGYETFVSRLGIDNHPDEPEWLDHVNAGVLKVKLSMALIGISSIHLLKTFIDAEQRSEHTIMWQVIIHLAFLLSAVAMAWVDRMTSHPAPAHDPAGTAGAPATADH; from the coding sequence ATGGCCCACACTCCCCTGCGTCCCATCCCCAGCATCATCTTCGCCTCGCGCTGGCTGCAACTGCCGCTCTACCTCGGCCTGATCGTCGCGCAGGGTGTCTACGTCTATCACTTCCTGATCGAGGTCTGGCATCTGGTCTCGCATGCGGCCACGTTCGACGAAGCCAAGATCATGCTCGTGGTGCTCGGCCTGATCGACGTCGTGATGATCTCGAACCTGCTGATCATGGTGATCGTGGGCGGTTACGAGACCTTCGTCTCCCGCCTCGGCATCGACAACCACCCCGACGAACCGGAATGGCTCGACCACGTCAACGCCGGCGTGCTCAAGGTCAAGCTGTCGATGGCGCTGATCGGCATCTCGTCGATCCACCTGCTCAAGACCTTCATCGACGCCGAACAGCGGTCGGAACACACGATCATGTGGCAGGTCATCATCCATCTGGCCTTCCTGCTGTCGGCGGTCGCCATGGCATGGGTGGACCGCATGACGTCGCATCCCGCGCCGGCCCACGACCCCGCCGGCACGGCGGGCGCTCCCGCCACGGCCGATCACTGA
- a CDS encoding ExbD/TolR family protein yields MAFGTLDGDDDEVMSEINMTPLVDVMLVLLIIFIITIPVINHAVKIDLPRATNQPNDTKPQNINVVVDAQGKVYWNQQEVDQPTLEANIAQAAQLQPQPELHLRADRDVRYEAVAEVMAAAQHGGLGKIGFITEPKR; encoded by the coding sequence ATGGCATTCGGCACGCTCGACGGGGACGATGACGAGGTGATGAGCGAGATCAACATGACGCCGCTGGTGGACGTCATGCTGGTGCTGCTGATCATCTTCATCATCACGATTCCCGTGATCAACCACGCGGTCAAGATCGATCTGCCGCGCGCGACCAACCAGCCCAACGACACGAAGCCCCAAAACATCAACGTGGTCGTCGATGCGCAGGGCAAGGTGTACTGGAACCAGCAGGAGGTCGACCAGCCCACGCTGGAAGCGAACATCGCGCAGGCCGCGCAGCTGCAGCCGCAACCGGAACTGCATCTGCGCGCGGACCGCGACGTCCGCTACGAGGCGGTCGCGGAAGTCATGGCCGCCGCGCAGCATGGCGGCCTGGGCAAGATCGGCTTCATCACCGAGCCCAAGCGCTGA
- a CDS encoding DMT family transporter: MALVGSNVGLGKSIIAEVPVLLFALLRFVIAIVCLVPWYRPARMRAVSRAEWRNLFLMAFFGTFGFTLLMLGGVRLTSAMAAGVITSTIPATVALLSWLLLREALSRRTVASVLLAVVGIAVLNIARGGDGHGAGHAADGGTHALLGNLMILGAVVCESIYVILSRRLSQSLAAIEICAYTHLIGGLLMLPLGIVPLLSFDAAAVSPHVWAQIVWYALSASIFSFWLWMKGIRHVPAQLAGVFTSVLPIAAAVYGIVFLGERPGWAHGVALACVLAGIAIASWPGPIARRAMAAPRAETIGSESAGPKR; the protein is encoded by the coding sequence ATGGCCCTCGTCGGCAGCAACGTCGGCCTCGGCAAGTCCATCATCGCCGAGGTCCCCGTCCTGCTGTTCGCGCTGCTGCGGTTCGTCATCGCCATCGTCTGCCTCGTGCCGTGGTATCGCCCCGCCCGCATGCGCGCGGTCTCGCGCGCGGAATGGCGCAACCTCTTCCTGATGGCGTTCTTCGGCACGTTCGGCTTCACGCTGCTGATGCTCGGCGGCGTGCGGCTGACCAGCGCGATGGCCGCGGGCGTGATCACGAGCACGATCCCAGCGACCGTGGCCCTGCTGTCATGGCTGCTGCTGCGCGAGGCGCTGTCGCGCCGGACCGTCGCCTCGGTACTGCTGGCGGTCGTCGGCATCGCGGTGCTCAATATCGCGCGCGGTGGCGATGGCCATGGTGCGGGCCACGCCGCCGATGGCGGCACGCATGCACTGCTCGGCAACCTGATGATCCTCGGCGCCGTGGTCTGCGAATCGATCTACGTCATCCTGTCGCGGCGGCTGTCCCAGTCGCTCGCCGCGATCGAGATCTGCGCGTACACGCACCTGATCGGCGGTCTGCTGATGCTGCCGCTCGGCATCGTGCCGCTGCTGTCGTTCGATGCGGCTGCCGTCTCTCCGCATGTCTGGGCGCAGATCGTCTGGTACGCGCTGTCGGCAAGCATCTTCTCGTTCTGGCTCTGGATGAAGGGCATCCGCCATGTGCCCGCGCAGCTGGCCGGCGTGTTCACCTCGGTGCTGCCGATCGCGGCGGCGGTCTACGGCATCGTGTTTCTGGGCGAGCGGCCAGGCTGGGCGCATGGCGTCGCGCTGGCCTGCGTGCTGGCGGGCATCGCCATCGCCAGCTGGCCCGGGCCGATCGCGCGGCGCGCGATGGCCGCCCCCCGCGCTGAAACAATCGGTAGCGAATCAGCGGGGCCGAAAAGGTAG